In Mustela nigripes isolate SB6536 chromosome 12, MUSNIG.SB6536, whole genome shotgun sequence, one DNA window encodes the following:
- the GPR150 gene encoding probable G-protein coupled receptor 150 isoform X2 yields the protein MEDPFGPSTFSPAPNVSVPVSPGWGLNFTSGQGPPVPGPPPPPPPGPPSRSIRLVFLGVILVVAVAGNATVLCRLCGGGGPWAGPKRRKMDFLLVQLALADLYASGGTALSQLAWELLGEPRRAAGDLSCRFVQLLQASGRGASAHLVVLIALERQRALRRPQGQPLPARALAALGWLLALLLALPPAFVVRGGAPSPPPAAPSAARTWPGERRCRDIFAPLPRWHLQVYALYEAVAGFLAPVAVMGVACSRLLCAWWQRLPHAPPPSAPWSATPGRAPAPSALPRAKVQSLKMSLALALLFVSCELPYFAARLAAAWSSGQAGDCQLLRRLRRRLGAFCCSWEGRAEDDEGAGGHQALHRHRWPHPHYHHARREQPVEGGLRPPPPRPRPLPCSCESAF from the exons ATGGAGGATCCCTTCGGCCCCTCAACTTTCTCGCCGGCGCCCAACGTCTCCGTACCTGTCTCTCCTGGCTGGGGTCTCAACTTCACTTCCGGACAGGGGCCCCCAGTgcccgggccgccgccgccgccgcctcccggaCCACCCAGCCGCAGCATCCGCCTGGTCTTCCTGGGGGTCATCCTGGTGGTGGCGGTGGCCGGCAACGCCACGGTGCTGTGCCGCCTGTGCGGGGGTGGCGGGCCCTGGGCGGGTCCCAAGCGTCGCAAGATGGACTTCCTGCTGGTGCAGCTGGCCCTGGCTGACCTGTACGCGAGCGGAGGCACAGCGCTGTCGCAGCTGGCCTGGGAGCTGCTGGGCGAGCCGCGCCGGGCGGCGGGAGACCTTTCGTGCCGCTTCGTGCAGCTGCTGCAGGCGTCCGGCCGCGGCGCTTCTGCCCATCTCGTGGTGCTCATTGCCCTCGAACGCCAGCGCGCCTTGCGTCGGCCGCAGGGCCAGCCGCTGCCCGCGCGCGCCCTCGCCGCGCTGGGCTGGCTGCTGGCGCTGCTGCTGGCGCTGCCCCCCGCCTTCGTGGTGCGCGGGGGCGCCCCCTCGCCGCCTCCCGCCGCGCCCTCTGCCGCCCGTACCTGGCCGGGCGAGCGTCGCTGCCGCGACATCTTCGCGCCCCTACCGCGCTGGCACCTGCAGGTGTACGCGCTCTACGAGGCCGTGGCGGGCTTCTTGGCGCCGGTCGCGGTCATGGGCGTAGCATGCAGCCGCCTGCTCTGCGCCTGGTGGCAGCGCCTGCCCCACGCCCCACCGCCTTCAGCGCCCTGGTCGGCGACTCCCGGCCGCGCCCCTGCGCCCAGCGCGCTGCCCCGCGCGAAGGTCCAGAGCCTGAAGATGAGCCTGGCGCTGGCGCTGCTGTTCGTGAGTTGCGAGCTTCCCTACTTCGCCGCACGGCTGGCGGCCGCGTGGTCGTCCGGACAG GCGGGCGACTGCCAGCTCCTGCGGCGGCTGCGAAGGCGCCTGGGCGCATTCTGCTGCTCGTGGGAGGGAAGAGCGGAGGACGATGAGGGGGCCGGGGGCCACCAAGCGCTTCACCGCCACCGCTGGCCCCACCCCCACTACCACCACGCTAGACGCGAGCAGCCGGTGGAGGGCGGCTTGCGCCCACCCCCGCCGCGCCCCCGGCCGCTGCCCTGTTCCTGCGAAAGCGCTTTCTAA
- the GPR150 gene encoding probable G-protein coupled receptor 150 isoform X1: protein MEDPFGPSTFSPAPNVSVPVSPGWGLNFTSGQGPPVPGPPPPPPPGPPSRSIRLVFLGVILVVAVAGNATVLCRLCGGGGPWAGPKRRKMDFLLVQLALADLYASGGTALSQLAWELLGEPRRAAGDLSCRFVQLLQASGRGASAHLVVLIALERQRALRRPQGQPLPARALAALGWLLALLLALPPAFVVRGGAPSPPPAAPSAARTWPGERRCRDIFAPLPRWHLQVYALYEAVAGFLAPVAVMGVACSRLLCAWWQRLPHAPPPSAPWSATPGRAPAPSALPRAKVQSLKMSLALALLFVSCELPYFAARLAAAWSSGQVGDWETEDLAAALHLVGVANSALNPFVYLFFQAGDCQLLRRLRRRLGAFCCSWEGRAEDDEGAGGHQALHRHRWPHPHYHHARREQPVEGGLRPPPPRPRPLPCSCESAF from the coding sequence ATGGAGGATCCCTTCGGCCCCTCAACTTTCTCGCCGGCGCCCAACGTCTCCGTACCTGTCTCTCCTGGCTGGGGTCTCAACTTCACTTCCGGACAGGGGCCCCCAGTgcccgggccgccgccgccgccgcctcccggaCCACCCAGCCGCAGCATCCGCCTGGTCTTCCTGGGGGTCATCCTGGTGGTGGCGGTGGCCGGCAACGCCACGGTGCTGTGCCGCCTGTGCGGGGGTGGCGGGCCCTGGGCGGGTCCCAAGCGTCGCAAGATGGACTTCCTGCTGGTGCAGCTGGCCCTGGCTGACCTGTACGCGAGCGGAGGCACAGCGCTGTCGCAGCTGGCCTGGGAGCTGCTGGGCGAGCCGCGCCGGGCGGCGGGAGACCTTTCGTGCCGCTTCGTGCAGCTGCTGCAGGCGTCCGGCCGCGGCGCTTCTGCCCATCTCGTGGTGCTCATTGCCCTCGAACGCCAGCGCGCCTTGCGTCGGCCGCAGGGCCAGCCGCTGCCCGCGCGCGCCCTCGCCGCGCTGGGCTGGCTGCTGGCGCTGCTGCTGGCGCTGCCCCCCGCCTTCGTGGTGCGCGGGGGCGCCCCCTCGCCGCCTCCCGCCGCGCCCTCTGCCGCCCGTACCTGGCCGGGCGAGCGTCGCTGCCGCGACATCTTCGCGCCCCTACCGCGCTGGCACCTGCAGGTGTACGCGCTCTACGAGGCCGTGGCGGGCTTCTTGGCGCCGGTCGCGGTCATGGGCGTAGCATGCAGCCGCCTGCTCTGCGCCTGGTGGCAGCGCCTGCCCCACGCCCCACCGCCTTCAGCGCCCTGGTCGGCGACTCCCGGCCGCGCCCCTGCGCCCAGCGCGCTGCCCCGCGCGAAGGTCCAGAGCCTGAAGATGAGCCTGGCGCTGGCGCTGCTGTTCGTGAGTTGCGAGCTTCCCTACTTCGCCGCACGGCTGGCGGCCGCGTGGTCGTCCGGACAGGTGGGAGACTGGGAGACCGAGGACCTGGCGGCGGCGCTGCACCTCGTGGGGGTGGCCAACAGCGCCCTCAATCCCTTCGTCTACCTCTTCTTCCAGGCGGGCGACTGCCAGCTCCTGCGGCGGCTGCGAAGGCGCCTGGGCGCATTCTGCTGCTCGTGGGAGGGAAGAGCGGAGGACGATGAGGGGGCCGGGGGCCACCAAGCGCTTCACCGCCACCGCTGGCCCCACCCCCACTACCACCACGCTAGACGCGAGCAGCCGGTGGAGGGCGGCTTGCGCCCACCCCCGCCGCGCCCCCGGCCGCTGCCCTGTTCCTGCGAAAGCGCTTTCTAA